In the genome of Microtus pennsylvanicus isolate mMicPen1 chromosome X, mMicPen1.hap1, whole genome shotgun sequence, the window CTTTAGTTTCTTCTTAGGAGATGATGATAAAATAGTTTCGCATTCAGAgttggttattttttcttttcaacttaTTTAAGTGCCAGAAACTCTGCATAATAAGTTCTCTTGCTGACTGTTCAGATTACAGGTTTGTTTTCAATCCACAGATCAGCTAAATTCTTACTATATGATGCATAATTACTGTTTTCCAGAGCATTTTTTCCAGTGGTCCTTCAAACTTTAGCCGTATTTTCAACCCAACACATTCTACTGGGAAACACAGGTTTATAATCTATTGTTTTAACGTCATTTAAATTTGTTATCATTGCAATCACTTATTTTCAATTTAAGCAATAAAAATTCACGTAATTATTTAGTGATGAAGCAAACAGTGTAACAAGGAACTAACTGGACATAAAGATGTTGCAACATGTTTTCACTATGCATCTCCATTTTAAAACATGTGAAGTGTTCTTTTATCTTCAGCCAAAGATGCAGGCATCTTTAACATACTGGTTGCAGCGAATTTTGTCTTAAGTGTCAGTAAAATTAGAAAGATCATTTAAAGTATTTACTCCAAAACATTTGAAAGTTTTTGCCATCCCAACATTTGAAGATCACTTAAAAATGAGTTTAGAGATGATACCTAATCTACTATCATAATTTAAGCTACATTTGCTGAAAAATAGTTGGCaactacacaaaaataaatcttaactttTACAGAATTTGGAGAATTCCTTTTCAGATGTACTTAAGTAATGCTTCTGGTATGCGTACTTCTTACATCATATAATTTTGTACTGGAAACTGCACTCTGGGACATGGCTGGAAGAAAACAAGTGGCGGTCCAGATGCTATATAATAACTTGGGTACCCTCCCTCAAAAACTACGTATGGAGCAGGTTGGTAAAAGCAAGTTACATTGTCTGTATTGGGTAGTATATTCTGTTCTCCAAGTACTTTCAAAGCCAAAAGGGTGATCATATTAAGAGTCTGCCTTCTTTCATAACCCATGAGGCAGACAGTGCTTTGGTTCACAACACCATGCAAGGTCATAAGGTACTCATACTTGCTATTATCTTCACCTATGAAATGGTTGCGGAGGTatgattcaattttcttttgctGTTCTGTTACATCaggaaaatcaatgaaaaatcTAGAACACATATAACGTTCCAGAGTCTTAATTTCTGTTTGACAAGCTGGTTTGAAGTCATGGACTAACAAATTGCTGTATTTCAAAAGGCCACCACCTCTGATCTCTTCAGGTTTTCTGGTAGATATAAGCTTGTATTTCAAGTGTATCATTGCTTCCTGGAAGTCTCCATACATACTTTCAGCCACCACAACAGGACAGGATTCTTTGGTTAGCTTAGCATTTGGGACACTATAGAAATCTAACATGGAATCcaaaagaatttgaaaagaatCTACACTAAATTCAAATTGTCGTCTGAGTGAATTCACAAATTTTAGTTCTACATTCTTCCCAGTGTTATTTGAAAGAGAGATGAGACTCCAACGATCACTGTTATCGCAGATTTTGACCATTTTCTGCACATATGCCTCTTTCATTGTCTTTATggtaatcttttcttttttaacacctTTTGGTAAAAAGTCAAGTAGACAGCCTAAAACTGCATCCTTAACAACATGAAATTCTTGATCACTTGGCAGATCAACACCAAAAATAATGTCCAGATCTTTATAGCTGATTCCATTATGACTTGCAAGTATGTAACTTGCTGTAGAGCCATTCAATCTGGTATCTTTAACAATAATACCCTGCTTTATTAGTTCATCTTTCACAACATGAACAATATCTTTCGGTTTTACCTCCAGCGTGGGGAAATTGCCCCTTCCATGGATTGGGATTACTTCATCTAACACGCGATCCAGTGTTATGATGTGATCCCAAGTGAGATTGCTGAATCTGATCTCTGACATTATGAAGTCAATAGAATAACTACGGGGCAAGAAGAATATTAGGAAATGTCAGCATCTTAAAACTAAGATTACACCTAAAGCATATGAAAAGATTCAAAACAGATTTACCCTCTATAAGAAACAAAGTGAATACTAGGATGTTATTAATGGATATAATCATTcttaaatatggaaaaataaaagtcacaaagATATCAAATCTTTGGTTCATTAGTAAGTTCAAACAGATTTCTCAGAGATTAACTGCAATTATGTAATTCATAAGATAAAAATggtcttcttttctaatttttcctCATATAAACATGATAATGATGGTATGTGGTCATATAAATACTTAGAGGATAATCATAGTACAACAGTGAGACAAACTGTCAATAACTTAAGTTGAGATGAGATAGCGTGAACAAAGTGCAACTAATATACAATAAAGTAACTTTAATTCTATAGTTATAAAATCATTCACAAAGTCCGTATTGACTTTAGAGAAGCATAAGATTCCTGAGTCTTAAAAACATCTAGGCTGTCcgattttcaattttaaaattcttccttAATATTCAAATTacttttgaaaatggaaatttctattttattaatttcctttctgaatattagtaaaaaataaaaaaattcaatggCTTAATACTAGTCTTACAATCTGGGAGAAGAGATTGTTATTGATATACATACTTTCttcaatattaagaaatattttctgtataGAAGTCCATGGGAACTTTATATGGAAATAGTCAACCAAATCAAGATTAAATGAACTAACTACCAGAATAAATGAGCAAGTGATCAAAAAGGTGTCTTTCACATAAAACAAATTATTAGGATGAGATACTTAATATCCTAGATCTACACATAGATACtataggagaaaggaagggaaaagcacTTTGTTTCCCAGGCAAAAGCATACTAAGAtcttccaaagaaaagaaagattaacATTTCTTTTCACTTTATGCTAGAAATGTGGTATTGAGAAACTGCTCATCAGTGTACAGCATTCTATTTTTCACTTGAAACCTATGCTAATGATTCTGTCTTCTAGTACATAGACTAGCCTGAAGATGTAAGaatgtatatgtttatacatatgtatatatatgtgtgtgtgtataataatttattattagcatttgttaaatataaacaCATGAAGTCAATTTGCTAGGACGTGAGGAATGCTGTCATTGATCAGTATATGTTTCAACTAtctaaatgatatttttaaataactggtTCATATTTTTTAGTATTATCTTGCTACAACTAAATAAACTTCTATTTTACATaaacttttttattaaattagcTTATTATTATTGaatgaagaatttttattttattttattttaaaaagaaaacaaactatctttttttcattttacatactaatccctgttcccactctctcccctgctCCTATGCCCTCCACCTAAcgccccaccccactcccacccactcttcagaaaggataaggcacattgctttgaggaaggttcAAAGtactccctactatatctaggctgagcaagggtatccatccaaagaaaataggttccaaaaaagccagtacaagcagtagggttaaatcctggtgccactttTTGCCCCAGCcctacaactgtcatccacattctatctgaagaattttttaaattaccattTTCTCAGTACTGTAGTTAAATTATATGCTCAAGAAATGAgtcacaaaattttaaaacatcataaTTACCATAACATATCATATgcgtaatatacatatatacacatacacacacatatatacacacatacacaatatatatacacacttataGTCACACACTGAATTCTTAAATTATGAGGTTCCTATTAGTTCATTCCTGAAAATCTTGAGTTTCTAACTtcttccaatttatttattttttatgctaACACATTTCCTATCTATCTTAATTAATATTGGTGTGTCTataataaataagatataataatatatatgacTCTAGTAGACATTGAAATTGAAACTAAGTTGTTTCCGTTATTTAATTGGTTGAATTAATCTGAAATACAAATAAGGCAAGTGAATTGTCATTATCTCACAAAGGGTCAGAAACGGTCATTTGTATAATAAATTACAATGTGTATTCCTTACCACACACATTTATTATGCTTCTGACCACAAAAATAAAAGCGAAAATTCGCTAATAATTTTCCAGCTCTATTAATATGAGAAGTTATCTTCAAGGAGACAGAAGAATGACTTACAATTTACGTTGTAAAGATAACCTTCAAGAACTCTATAGGGTCAATGTGATGACCGAGTAGATATTTCAGAGAAGATATGAATTTTCATCCTACAGAGTAAAGTCATGAAGCAACCAatctgaaaaagaagaaaaaataaaagagcatttTGATACATATTACACACGAACTGATATTCTAATCATAATCTTACAAGCtctatgtatacatgtatagacatatacactaaataaatgatGCTAAAACACTTGCTCTGAAATAGAAGTTCTTATCTTTCATGATGCATCGTCACATACAGGTTTTGTGAAATCCTTCTCAGTCCCATTTCCAGAGTTTCTGAATAAGCATTTAAAAGGGAAATCTGAATACATGCATTTAAACAACTTCCCAGATGGTGCTGATGCAGCTATAATTTAAGAATCCTATTACTAAAGGAAACTTAGAAGAAATTGATCAAGGATCATTACTATCAACAGGAATACCTCATGTCATGACTTGGCTAATTCCATTtcattaaaaaaccaaaaccaaaacctacCCTAAAAGCTGGGCTATGGCTCACTGGGAAAAGTACTGTGTAAACATGAGAATCTGGGTTTTATGTACAGCACCAATATAAGAAgcaggcatggcagtgcatgtTTATAACCACAGAGCTGGGAAGATGATGACACATGAATTCTCAAAGCCTCACTAACCAGCCAGTAGAGCTGAAATGGCAAGTTCTAGATTCAGTGagaagaccctttctcaaaagattAGATAGAGAAAGTGAGAAAGACACTTCATACTGACCTCTTatcacaacaaaataaatttaaaaaattgcagTGAATAAAACAGAGAATTCCAATTcaagcaaattttaaaattagggTGTTATAAGCATCCTAATAGTCTAATAATATTTTTCAACTAGATGTAAAGTCTAACAAATTCTAAAACTTGTGCAATGATTCTAAGACAAATGTTGTTAGTTACCTTAGTTATAGAAAATGCTTATTGCCtgaggcgatgaaaggagacagagacagagacccattttggagcacaggacagaaatttcaaggtccaaataaggaggagaaggagagagagtacgagcatggaactcaggactgcgaggggtgcatccacacactgagacaatggggatgttctatcgggaactcaccaaggcaagctggcctaggtctgaaaaaacctgggataaaaccggactcactgaacatagcggacaatgaggactactgagaactcaagaacaatggcaatgagtttttgatcctactgcacgtactggctttgtgggagcctaagctgtttggatgctcaccttactagacctggatggaggtgggcggtccttggacttcccacagggcagggaaccctgattactccttgagctgatgagggagggaaacttgatcaggggagggggagggaaatgggaggcggtggcggggaggaggcccaaatccttaataaataaataaattaaaaaaataaaataaaaataaaaaaatacttaaaaaaaagaaaaagactgattTTCTGTGGTTATTGTGGCTGTTATAATAACTTATGATAGAGTctaaaaaacacatacatatactcacacacatggaATTGAATAACTAAAGAactaatttttactttaaattatattcattatcTCTTTACTTTACTAATTTCAAAGCAGGTTTTGCTtacaaatgaaacagaaatgatTTTGTGTATGTAGTTTAACTATAGATGCATTATATTTTAAGGATCTCTGTTATCAAATAATACCCTGTTGACAGTCTATGCAGATGTCTATAAAAGTCATAATCACAAAAGTGTTTATCATTTTTTTACACAGATGGATATTTTATTATCTGTTcacaaatgataaaaatgaattcGTTCCTTCATTTTGGTATTTTTTCTATTAGCTTATtgaattaaaaactaataaaaagtaaccctaaatccttttttttctggttaaatATAGCAAATGataaagatttttaattaaaaactacaAGCCTTTTTAAAGGGCCATTAAGTAACATGTTCAAATATTTTCAGGGCATTGTTAAATCTGGAAGTGTAATACAGATGtgctatattttaaaagtcaaatatatTTAAGAGTGAGGAACTCACAGTAAGGTAAAGACATTTCAAGGCTTATTttaagcttttaatattttttacattAAATGTTTATATAATCAAGATTTCTTCTAAATCTTGAATATGTAAGTCtataatatatattagtatatattaatctAGTATATAATTCTTCTAAACCTAAGGATAGGTATATCAAAAGTCCTGTGTCTCTTATGCCATAATGCCCTGTTAATGTTACAAGTCTGATTAGAGGTTCAAACAGATGTTCTCAACAGCGCTCATCTTTTTGCATTAGTCATTTACAAATTTGATTctgaaaaatgaaacacatcACTACTAATACTAAAATAGTTTCAATTTGGCCAATCcacaaacttattttattttcattatggtCCGTATCCCCAAACAGTTGCAATAATCTATTTGTCTTGAATTCTCTTAATGAAATGGATAgtctttttcaaaatttttagcTACTAACAAATGTATACTAGGATAACTGTGAAGCTTGTATGAAGGGTGTTAAGTTTAAACTGCTTAGTTTTTAAGCAAGATCTTTAATTACATTTTGAATGAAGGTATTTATGCACATTTTAAACTAGTAAAAATGACATAGTTCTCAAAGATTAAAGAGGCTTATAATAAGAGTTAGAGTCATGCTGGGCAAGGAATAATATCAATTTCTTTTCTGCCAAAAAATGATGGAATTCTTAAAGGTTTTAATTCTATTTAGACATATAATAACATAGTAATGTATTTTCCattctaatataaattatatatttgtctgtacttcatttttgaACATGTCTTTTCAAATATTATGCTTAAGTTCACTTCTTGCTAAAAGAATCAAAGTATTATCACTGGGTATACTTACACAAATAAACAATGTCCTCTCACTAATGTACAGAGAAGAAACTTCTCAAAATTTCTTTATGTAGGTGGAATCACGCTGCAAGAAAGCCTTTGAGTGGAAAGGCTTAGGCAAAATGTGTATAATAAGAATTAAGAAACATGCCAGGCACCTGTTCACTTAAGAAAGGAACACCTTTGGATTTAAAGGCATGGTGCTCATAAAGGAATGCCTTTACATCAGGTTAAACCTATGCCATTAATTCTAGGAAACAAAAACCTTATAACTCCTTTTCTTGCCTAATACACCTGCAtatgtttcttctgcttcttttttttttaaattgtgctttaGTTGCTATCTGTTGCTTTAAAATGTTGAAAGTGTGCACTCTACTGAGTAAACCACCTATGCTTTCTTTCAGGTTTAGCACAGAATCCTTTACAGTGAAAACTATAAGGAGGTGACAATATAGcatcttttttcctcttcctcttcttgtaTTACCTGGTAGAGGGTGGTCACTATGAAAATTCAATAGCTACTTTTGGGATACTTTTGCTTCTGATATTGCCCATTAGAGTTGTTGCCTCTGGAAATTGCTGTAAAATTTGCAGAGATGAACTGATCAGATAAAACTCCTGTTTCCTATCAATGGAATTCGTGACTATAGTACTAGTGAGAAGTCTCTAAAGTGCAAAGAGCTTCCTGGATGGAAGTcaaagctacataatgagacaaaATATCATGCTCTCTGTACTGATTGATGTTTAACTAATACGACACTCATAATAAATCCAGAAGCCCAAGAAGCAGCTACCAAATCATTTAAGATCTCTAATTCCTCTTCTGTATATGCCTGTCAGTACTCAGGGATTAAAGACTATATGAAGACGGAAGAGGACTCCAGAATTATAGTTAAGACCGCATACATGCTCCACATGATGCACAAATACTATCTAAAGAAGTAGGAAAGTAGGAATTCACCCAGTagtccaagaaaacaaaacaaaaaaacctcttaaATGCGTAACAAAACACTCTGTTCATgactctccccagcccctctccatACCCTCTCAGCCCTTCAAACTCACTTCACCACCTGCTGACCTCTTCACAGTGACCAGTCAAGGAGcagctgggagggagggaggggtgctAGAGTCAGGTTTCTGAAGAAGCCTGCTGGGAAGCCCGGAAAAGAAAacggagcggggggggggggggtaaagagaaaaactaaaagaataaaaaaaatgttgcaaAAGACACCGAGGaataagggaagaaggaaggaagaaagaatgagtttcaggaaaaGAACATAGAAAGCAAGCTCCTGCAAACAGCTGGCAGGGCTGCTAACTGCTGCTGTCCAAGAGCTACTAGGTGCTGAAATGATTTGCCCAACATGCCCGTCTAGTCCCATTCACCCACTCCACagacttcctttcctcccaggctccccccaccccccagtagCGTAAAACCATTTCCGTGGCAACCTGTCGTCATACAATTTAAGGTGGTCGGTACTTTCGAGTTATGTGAGTTTTTCATAGCTTAGGCAGGGCGATCTATTACTTCCAGTCTCCTTTAGCACTGAACTTTCTCTGGTATGATAATAttgccctttctccctccccaacctgccatttctcccttttcccctGCAAATGCTGCCTGGCTTCATGACTTTTCTATCCACCCCCCCAtaaccctctctttctctctctctctcacacacacacacaaacacacaactgGGGGGGTGCAGGCAGGAATGGAGAAGAGACTGATTTTTAGCTTCCCAGTGTTTCTTCAGTCCTTACTAACACAAAGCAAACTAAAGTTCTGCCCACAGACAGTTTTGCTGATACAATTGCCTTGTTTTGTTTGCAGCAGATTTCTGCATAACTTGCATTACCACGGGAAATCTCCTCCCGCACTTCAACACTTTTTGCTCTCCCAGTGGCTAAAAACATTCAGGGCTtccctgttgttgttttttttgttgttgttggtggtggtggtgttattgttgttttttcctACATCTGTAGACACAAAACAGTAGCACaaacattcttaaaaaaaataacaaaacttaaAATCCAATCACTGAAAGCTTAAAATAAAGTTGCTTTAATGAAAGCCACTAAGTTTAGTATTAATTTGATTCTTGTCTCTAATAATTAATTGTATTAAATTTCTCtgctacaggaaaaaaaattaactcactTTTAAGGTACTTAAAGACTATACTAAAGAAATGACTCATGAATGTTTGGAAGAAATAAATTCTAGGCAGGAAAttgaaaaatttataaaaaatgtaaatatgcATACTTGCCTATCTTAACTTTCATTCCATGAAATCTGTAGATAAAGACTTCTTGCTATCAAAAAAGAGAGCTAATAATATATTGCTACTTTTATATGCTTCAGGTAAGAAATATCTAAAGATGATTTTGATAAATTATTCACTATCAGTCTATGTATCCAATTACATTAGGGAAGTTTTGATAACTCTTTTAACCTAGAATTATGAATAAAGGAAGTTCTGGGTAATGCAAAAAAGATAATATATATCATATCTTCTTCATGAGCTcagaaaatatatgcaaataattgCTGGTGGATTTTTCAGTTAATTAATGCCTCAGTTTTTATCACAGTTATGATTATCAGCATAATTATTCATAAACTACATTTCCCATAATATTCAATATAGAATTTCATTTCagctaaataaaatacatttttgaataAACCAAAAGTTAAACATCAATTTTAGTGTCTACTCACAGTAGAAATTCAAAGTCAGAGAAATGAAATTTCCTTTGTATAGAATCTTACCACAGTTTTGATTATGTACTTTGTTGAGTTTGAATTTAACAACATTCCATCTCTGAAGACTAACTTCCTTCTCTAGAGTTCCCCATCAACTTATCTCCCCACAGTTTCTGCACCTCACTCTTCACAACACTATGGATACTGTTTCTAGGAGACAAAGGATATTACTATTGCACCAATAATACTTAtaactaaaagaaatggatagtctatattaaagaatattttaatataatttattctttaacaATTTCATAAACCCATTATTACTACCACCATTTCTCCACTTTCACCAAGTCCCCATTCCACTGCCATGTCTTTTAGTAGCTTTTTTCttagacataaaaataataaagctaaaTGAAATCATATAAGTACTCACAGGTTTTCAGATATTTGTGTTCTATGTTTTATAATGGCTACCGTGACTTATGAATTATAAGTTTTGAAATACAAACATTGGAAGAGTAatgtccatttatttttttttattaaacttcaCAAATGAACGctgtttaaaatattcttagtCAAAATGAATTCGAATTTATATTTGCAATTTGAgttccaaaatgaaaaataatgaaatagctAAAGACTAACTTCCAAAGGCAAAGTTCCAAATATAATGTACTATTACCCTATAATTATCTCATAAATGTTCTAATAGGACTATAAAATTTAATGATAGGCTACTAAGTAATAATatgaagtaaattatttgaaaatgtaaatgataCATTTTGGATAAcccatttaaaattctttttcagTAAAATAGGTAAGGGACTGAGTATATTTTGGAATGACTGAAGATGAGTACAGATACCTGCTTATTTTTTCCTGGAACTGTAGCATACATgccaaacagaacaaagcaatTGTGAATAATTTATAAGACAATAAACCCCATatataaggaaagaaaatattcataggaaaattgtaaaaaaatatgtttctaagTAAAAATATGGGAAATAGTAAAAATATGggaaatacattttatatgtaaTATTGAGTAAAGATTTTCAATTTTACATATTCTTAACATATGTTTAaataataactataattttgttacatATATTCAATACTATAATTCATGTAATTTTCACTCAAAAGAATATAATCAGAAGAACTCATAAACcaggtagaaaaaaataaaatatataaagcaatcCATAAATAGAatacataaaataactaaaaatgagCTGAGTTAAATAGATAGTCATAGAGTGAAAGAGAAATTTTAAGTAGAATAAAACATCAGGTATTTTGAGTTGTCACTTAATATATAAGGAAAATTGTGCAAAAAtcttaaattattataaaaagatTTCATTGGTCAGTAATAACCAATTTAGGaaactaatataaaatatctatCAGGTGTTGCTCAGACATTCATCTATTTTGttaaaatggttttaattttttcagtGTATGAATGTGATAACATATTAGCATAATATAGTGTAATGCCATTAAAAGCTCAGTAGGAAACTTGGTAGAAGACAAAACAAGTGAACAACAGCTATCACTAAATAGATGCTTAGTAATCTAAATATTTGGCCTCACATCCATCCATTCCAATTTTACTTGATTATCAGTACTGCAAGTCTTTGGATtaagtacatacatgcacattaaTGTGTTTGTTATTGGCACTCAACCCCAAACACCATACACTCTATAAAATATCTTATTACTGATCTATACCTTCATCTCTCTTTTAACTAAGTTATGATCTACTCTAAAATACAATTTAAGATCATTCTTCAAACAAGAATCATATTAATTTCACTGAGCAACCTCTCACATCTTAGGAAAGAACACTGAATTCCTCTAAGTTGTGAAAAAACAGTGGAACAATTGTTCTCTGGGGAGTCAGAAAGGTAGAAATCAGGCCAATCAATTGCAAATTAACGTAGACAATGGGAAACCTTGCTAAATGGGTTTCTGATGCTACCAGTAGAGAAAAGAGTTAACTATTTGCATTACAGATTGGATATATACTTGACCAGTAACATCTGCTAAACATGACTTGCATTCTCAACTATCTATTTATAGTAGTATTTATTGTTTCATTGGCATAAAAGAAGCTAAAACAAATAGTAGCAACTGCTTGTCGTTACATATCGCTTCATATAACGAGTCATAACATACATTTACTGATGGGATAAGCGGAGTGAAGAAAGTagtgtgtgtgaaagaaagaaaacatggtagGTGATAGATAAAGGAGTTACAAACATAAATATGTAGAATGCAGTTTATATCCATAGACGTGTGCTGTTCTAATCCttgctcagagaagcttcttgtgGCAGAGGGTAGTGGATAAGAGAGACTCATAATTGTTCATAGTGCTGAGAATAAACAGCTGTGAGTGCTCAGCCAGAGATGGAATATCAATATAAACCTGCCCTCACAATTAGGGCTTTGTGGACCATCTCTGAAGAAGCAGTAGGAAAAATATAACAGCCAGAGGTAGAAAGGAGTGCTACGAGCCGCTGTCTACCAGATGTGACatagcacacatgaactcacagcactCGTGCTTGTCTGCATGAGACCCGCACAAGATCAAGTTCCTCAGCATTATAGCATGAAGGGGGAGGGGCTCAACAGCATCTGCTTCTGAGGAGCCACTGACAGTTGGTTCTCCTAGGGGAGGGGgattcaattttctttaagggagtgGCCCCTGGTAGCTCAACTACTATGCTCCATTCACTGGCCCCACACCCATCAATATATGGACAgcattataatataaaagaagaTACAACGTTTTGGGGTTGCAGGGGCAGGGAGTGGATCTAGAAGTGAGTGGTGAATGTGATTAAAATAACATTGTAAGCATGTATAggattctcaaaaaataaaaatactaaatgagGAGGGATTACTAAATCTCCATCCTTAgctaaggagctattggcagttgatggctgctggtTGCATGACCGTTGTTTTCCTTGACATGAAGAAGGTGGTCAACATTATATTGAGCATGCCCCAGTAGATGATCCACACCCATGTGCAAATGGGTAGTACTAATTAGACTAAGGGATAGtcattagaaacaaaagaaaaggaaggaaatgaaaatgggAGAGAGGCAGGGTGCAGAGGGGGAGTTGGAGGAAGGGTATGGTGGATGGAcctgataaaaatatattttataaatgtatgatattttcaatgaacaaataaaatgttagaaaaataattttctaaaagcAGTAAATATCAAATCATAGTTGTAAAAACTCAAACAACACAAAATATGAAACACATATCTAGACAGATCATGTTCCACCAATTAATTGGATGTTGAATTATTTACAAAGAATCAAAATATTTCTCTTGAATGCTTGCCTTCTTGTCTGAGTTTCTTATGGAGTTAGTTACAGATTATCATATTTAATGAAtccctttaaaaaaacattcatgcAACTGTAGGAAGCAGAATACAAATTTGGTTTGATGAAGGATAATAAGACAAGTTTTATGTCACCTAAATGATGTGCACcactgaaattttaattatacTGTAGGATAAAGAAAGAAGCTTTATGATGAGAGCAGTTgctgagacccacagccaaacattaggtggaaaGAGAGCCCAAATTAAAGATCTCCACCAGATCCATCCCTCAGATTCTTCCCCCTTGGAGCTCAAGGAACTGTGGCAGAGGAGAAGAACTGTAGGAACCAGAGGGTTGAGAACACTAGG includes:
- the Tent5d gene encoding terminal nucleotidyltransferase 5D — protein: MSEIRFSNLTWDHIITLDRVLDEVIPIHGRGNFPTLEVKPKDIVHVVKDELIKQGIIVKDTRLNGSTASYILASHNGISYKDLDIIFGVDLPSDQEFHVVKDAVLGCLLDFLPKGVKKEKITIKTMKEAYVQKMVKICDNSDRWSLISLSNNTGKNVELKFVNSLRRQFEFSVDSFQILLDSMLDFYSVPNAKLTKESCPVVVAESMYGDFQEAMIHLKYKLISTRKPEEIRGGGLLKYSNLLVHDFKPACQTEIKTLERYMCSRFFIDFPDVTEQQKKIESYLRNHFIGEDNSKYEYLMTLHGVVNQSTVCLMGYERRQTLNMITLLALKVLGEQNILPNTDNVTCFYQPAPYVVFEGGYPSYYIASGPPLVFFQPCPRVQFPVQNYMM